Below is a window of Ruegeria sp. THAF33 DNA.
ACCATGAGTGAACTCCAAGCATGGGCAGAGCGTGTGAAGACAGGACCAAACACCAATGTTGAACATCAAGAGAGCCGACACCTACCTGCGAACATCGTTGTTCGCCACGTTGCCCCGCGAGAAGACCACCGGCCTATTCGTCAGATACACCCATCACCCACCTGACCCACGCATCGACGCGACAATCATCGATGTCGAACACGCCAAGACTGGTCGCTTCGGGATTGGCTGGCACTTTTTGGTGCTGGTCGATGGTACGGTCGAACTCTGTAGGCACCCCCTGACATGCGGCGCAGTCGGTCGAGACAACTTCACAAGAAGTCATATCCAGATCGGCGTGGTCGGTGGACGGGATCGTGAGACAGGCAAGTTCTCCGAGACCCTCACAGATACCCAGCGTGAAGCACTCGAGGCTCTCTACCAGAAACTCGCGGATACACTCGGTGTACCCCTCGAGATCGACGAAAGCCTCGAGAAGTTCACCACCGTGCAGCATGACCAAGACGAAGCCGCAGAGGCCGAACTCGAAGAACGCCTCGACCGCAACGAGGCGATGACCACAGGCGTCTACTGACGACGCCCAAGAACAACAAAAAGAAAGCTGACCCCATGAAGGACCAAACCGAAACACCCGAGGCAACACGCAGATGCCGTTTGTGCGCAGGCCCGATACCGGCTCATAAACATCGCAGCGCGGTCTATTGCCACAAGAATTGCAATCGCAAAGCTGTGTATCACCGGAAGACCCCCGAGGAACGCGCTGAGATCAACAAGAGATCGAACCAAAGGCGCTATGTCAAAGACCTGCTGCCCCGCATTCAGTTGCTCAAGCAGGTAGCCTCAGAGTTACACGCAGGCAGCGACGTGGGTTACGCCATCGCCGCATTGGTTCACCGACAGACGATAACCGATTGGCGGTGGTCGCTTGCCATCGGCTACGCCCAATCTCAGGAAGCTCTGGTTCATCTTGTGGGTGGCCCTGAGTACCTTGAGGAGATCATCGAGGAAGAACTAGAGGCCGTCGCGCTTCACTGAGGCGCTGTCCGAAGGCGCTCGTTAAATCCCGCGTTTCCCGGCGAAACGTACAATCACCCATTCCCACGGAAAATCAGAAAACTAAGGTTGAGAAA
It encodes the following:
- a CDS encoding N-acetylmuramoyl-L-alanine amidase; its protein translation is MLNIKRADTYLRTSLFATLPREKTTGLFVRYTHHPPDPRIDATIIDVEHAKTGRFGIGWHFLVLVDGTVELCRHPLTCGAVGRDNFTRSHIQIGVVGGRDRETGKFSETLTDTQREALEALYQKLADTLGVPLEIDESLEKFTTVQHDQDEAAEAELEERLDRNEAMTTGVY